CGATCACCAGACCGCGCCGGGCAGCGACCGGTGCAGGTGCTGCATCTCGGCCAGCAGGTAGCCCATGGCCTCGGTGTGCACGCCGTCGCGCCCGGCCCGCCCGTTCACCCGCGCCGCGGGCACGTCCGCCGGCCGTTCCAGCCCGGCCGCCGACAGGACGGCGTCCAGCACCCCGTCCACCTCGGCCCGCAGCTCGGACGGGTCGACCGCGACCCCCGGCAGCCGCAGCTCCACGGCGTGCGGCGCGAACAGCTCGTCGACGAACGGCCACACCCGCTCCAGGCCGGCCCGCATCCGCCGGTGGGACTCGTCGGTCCCGTCGCCGAGCCGCACGGTCCACTGCGCGGCGTGGTCGCGGTGGTAGGCCAGTTCCTTCAGGCCCTTCTCGGCGACGGCCGCCAGCACCGGGTCCGCGCTCCCCCGCAGCCGCGAGTACGACGCGACCTTCCACGAGGAGAACACCAGCAGCCGCGCGATCGTGGTCGCGAAGTCGCCGCCGGCGACCGGGCCGCACTCGATCTCGGCCAGGTGCACGTTGCGGAAGTCCCGCTCGTCGCGCAGGAACGCCAGCGCGTCCTCGTCCCGCCCCGCGCCCTCGACCTCGCCGGCCCGGGTGAGCAGCAGCCGGGCCTGGCCGAGCAGGTCGAGCGCGATGTTGGCGAGGGCGACGTCCTCCTCCAGCTCCGGCGCGCGCGAGGTCCACTCGGCCAGGCGGTGGGACAGCACGAGGGCGTCGTCGCCGAGCATCAGGCAGTACGCGGCCAGGTCGGCCCGGTCGACGCCGGCGGGCACCTCGCGGTCCACGCCGGCCAGCGGCTCGGCGAACCCGGTGCCGAAGGCCCAGTGCGCGTCGTCCTCGCCCAGCAGGGACTCGTAGGCGTTGTCGAAGCTCATAGGTGCGGCACGTCCTCGGGGATCTCGTAGAACGTCGGGTGCCGGTACACCTTGTCGCCGCTGGGCTCGAAGAACGGGTCCTTCTCGTCCGGCGACGACGCGGTGATCGCCGCCGCGGGCACCACCCAGATGGACACGCCCTCGTTGCGGCGGGTGTAGACGTCACGCGCGTTGCGGAGGGCCATCTCGGCGTCCGGCGCGTGCAGGGAGCCCACGTGCACGTGGTTCAGCCCGCGCTTGCCGCGGACGAACACCTCCCACAGCGGCCACGACGAGCTGCTCATGCCACGTCCTCCCGGACAGCCCTCTTGGCCGCGTGGGCCTCGGCCGCCGCGCGCACCCACTCGCCGTCCTCGTGCGCCCGTCGCCGGTGCTCGACGCGCTGCTTGTTCGCCGGTCCGTTGCCGCCGACGACCTGCCAGAACTCGTCCCAGTCGGGTTGGCCGAAGTCGTGGTGGCCGCGCTCGGGGTTCCACTTCAGCGCGGGGTCGGGCAGCGTCACGCCGAGCTTCTCGGCCTGAGGCACGGTCATGTCGACGAACTTCTGCCGCAGCTCGTCGTTGGTGTTGCGCTTGATCCGCCACGCCATCGACCGCTCGGTGTTGGCGCTCTCCGCGTCCGGCGGGCCGAACATCATCAGCGACGGCCACCAGAACCGGTCGACGGACTCCTGGACCATGGCGCGCTGCGCGTCGGTGCCGCCC
This region of Saccharothrix longispora genomic DNA includes:
- the paaC gene encoding 1,2-phenylacetyl-CoA epoxidase subunit PaaC, with product MSFDNAYESLLGEDDAHWAFGTGFAEPLAGVDREVPAGVDRADLAAYCLMLGDDALVLSHRLAEWTSRAPELEEDVALANIALDLLGQARLLLTRAGEVEGAGRDEDALAFLRDERDFRNVHLAEIECGPVAGGDFATTIARLLVFSSWKVASYSRLRGSADPVLAAVAEKGLKELAYHRDHAAQWTVRLGDGTDESHRRMRAGLERVWPFVDELFAPHAVELRLPGVAVDPSELRAEVDGVLDAVLSAAGLERPADVPAARVNGRAGRDGVHTEAMGYLLAEMQHLHRSLPGAVW
- the paaB gene encoding 1,2-phenylacetyl-CoA epoxidase subunit PaaB, coding for MSSSSWPLWEVFVRGKRGLNHVHVGSLHAPDAEMALRNARDVYTRRNEGVSIWVVPAAAITASSPDEKDPFFEPSGDKVYRHPTFYEIPEDVPHL